The Oenanthe melanoleuca isolate GR-GAL-2019-014 chromosome 24, OMel1.0, whole genome shotgun sequence genome segment TGCTGAACTATTTTGGCATCAGGAATTACTGACAGCTGTCTCTGCACTGGAGAGCTGTGTAGTAGCAGATGATAAATGTGCAGCACTGTTTCCCTTCTcataaatcctttttttttgtcaaaccCTTAATTTGAACCAATACTTTCAAGAATAACATAATTAATTTTGCTCCAATCATAAAATTCTTCCAAAACTTTAGAATTCAGAATACCTTGACTTCCCACCCCTTGCTTTTCGCCTTcattctttcttcccttcccacctccaAAAGAAACCTTAgatatgtgtgtgtatacatgtGTGTACAGGCAcatacagagattttttttttccccaacttCTTCCAGTTATTTATTTCCTGATGGCCGGAATCAGAATCCTGACTTGACTGGCTTGTGTGAGCCCACACCTCAGGACCACATTAAAGTTACACAAGTGAGTAAAATATTCAATTCCATTCCATCAAACCATGCCTTTCTCCCTGATTTCTACCTCCCTTAGCTATTCATCCAGTTCTGTCATACTTGGTGTTCCCAAGATTTGCAGTATTTTACAGGAATTACAGAAATCTTTGCATGATAAGGATGGGCAGATGAGATTGCAGAGACAGATTTTAAAGGTTTACTTTTAGAATGTTCTGCCAACATTGATGCTTTTGTGCCATTCAACATGTCTTGAACCCTGCTTTTCTTGGGAtgcttaaattaaaattattggATAATTTGAATTCCACTTTTTTCAGAGCTTGAATGATGCATCTAGCACATAAAATGATGGTGAAATCTTTGCATATTTCTGTTCTCCCTGTGATTTATGCTGTCCTTCCCTCAGGAACAATATGAGCTGTACTGTGAGATGGGCTCCACGTTCCAGCTGTGTAAAATCTGTGCTGAGAACGACAAGGATGTGAAGATTGAGCCTTGTGGGCACCTGATGTGCACCTCCTGTCTCACAGCCTGGCAGGTGAGCCTTGGCCTCTTCTTTACCTCCCTGAGGGCAGCTCCTTGATCTTTTACAGATATATTCCCCTCTCAGAACTGTTCAGGTGTGGAGAGAAGGTAACAGAATCATTGTCTCATAATGTCAGTGCAACAGAGCATGTTTAGATGCCTGATCTCTAAATATGGAATAAGGAAAAACTCTGAAAACTTCCTAAAGTGCTGTTTAAAAAAGCAGGTTAAAAGCTGAGTGTTGATGAAGCAGGTGCTAATCTGTGCaccccagaggctgctgtgacAGGTGTCTTGTGTCCCCTGCAGGAATCAGAAGGCCAAGGTTGTCCCTTCTGCCGCTGCGAGATCAAAGGCACCGAGCCAATCGTGGTGGATCCTTTTGatcccagaggaggaggagggttgTCCAGGCAAGGGGCAGAAGGAACCCCCTCTCCCaattatgatgatgatgatgatgacaaaGCTGATGATTCCCTCTTCATGATGAAAGAACTCGCTGGTACCAAAGTAAGGTCACTGATAAATGTGGCAgtgcattttctgcagcagttttctcttttgatttGTGCCTGTGAGGCTTGGCAGGCTGTAGAACAGTAAAGATCCTGCTATGAAAACAGGGATTTAGGTGCAGTTTTGTGAGCTCACTTCACACTGTCATTTTGGGATCACACTTTGGAGCCTTTGATCTTTTGTGTGTTGTCTTGGAGGAATGGCCAGAGGGGTGGAAAAGCTGGCCTGACCTGTTGGAATGGTAGAGCTGGGTTTGGAACACTCCTCTCTGTGTTAGATTTTGATTTCCTAGCCAGAATTCACCCAGATCAGCAGAAATTCAtccatttttccccagtgaTACAGCCAGACAGGCACAGCCTTCCCAAGGTCCTGATGAATAGAGGGAAGGCTGTTCTGCTGAGGAACTCAATTTGGCTATCACCTTTTTATATGGTGGCTGATAAATCTGTCTAATAAAGGTGTGATAACTCTGCCATTAGTGCTGTGTACAGGCATTCTTTGTGGATGCCTGCATGGCTTTTTCATTTCTCACTTCAAAATCTGATTGTTgctcttgcatttttttttttactgcataGGGAAGTGGGGTTGAATTTGGCTAATTTTTAATAGCTGAATCAACTCAAATAAGCTGCATTTCCTGATCAGAAAGAATCTTCACCTCTGGTTTACCTGGTGTcttatttccctttattttccatCCTGTGAAATAATGTACTAATTAGTAAACATTATTCCTGGAGGGCTTTTTATACATATTTTGAGGAAGCAAAGCAATTTTCCTGGTGTGACATCCTGTCAATGTTGGTATTTTATTGGCTTTAGTGAGCTCAAACATATGTGaagcttttcaaaattaaacagCCCTATCTTTGAttgtaaaaaagagaaaataaagagaataacaggcactgtgctgctttaagtggaaaagcagctttccagGGACAAAAATGGAGGGTTTGGTGCACACCAGTGCTCTGTGGTGAAAGGACAGGATGTTTTGCAGCAGATCATGCCCTCTGGTGTTGAAAAGCagcttgtccctgctcagggacaagTTACTCCATCAGAACAGCCTGGTTTGTGTTTCTAAGTGTGCATTTCAGTGTgtcacagctcagcctggattGCTCCGAGTGCTGGCCACTGGATCATTCCTGGAGGACACCAGGAGAGccttgcagagagcaggagctgtgtgtgttgAGCCCTGTGCTGactctgcccctctcctgcctcagGTGGAACGTCCTCCCTCGCCCTTCTCTCTGGCTCCCCAGGCTGCCCTCCCTCCCGTGCCCCCCCGGCTggacctgctgcagcagagagtgGCCAACCCCCCCGGggcctccagccctggcaccaccTCCAAGGTCAGGCACAgctccccctccttccctcagctgggatttgggtgAGCCCAACATCTTCTCTATGACATCTtcaagtattttcttccttttctgtctgGCCTCCCTTAGTGTGACTCAGCCTCAATCCCTGCTCCAGAAGGTATCATATATAGGTATTCAGAAGGTATCATATTTCTCTCCCAACTTTCTGCACTCATTTTTCTATCTAGCATTTTATACTAGGAAGCGAAGGGAGGAATTCAACTGGAAGAAATGAACTGGCTTTCTGATAGATCAGCAGATGGCAGTAGGATGATCTTGGTGACATTAAGTTAATGGTTCTTGAGATGCAGCAGCAGTTCTTCATCTGGTTCAGATGAAATAATGGAATTAGGAAAGTTCAGGCAGAAGAAAATACCTATTCCTGTGAATACTCATCACTGACTGATTAATGTTAACTTGTACAAATAACCCACAATTGaatcatttattaaaataatgggGAGGCTCTGTTTGGAATGCAATGTAAGGCTGCTGTAAGCTCATGTTTTCCATCAAGAAGAGGAATCTGGGGTGTTCAGAGTGCACATAGTTCCTGTGTTATCTCCTCAAGCCTGTGCAGAAGATGTGGAGACATCTCCTTGTAAAAACAGAtcaaaccaccccaaaactctccctgctgccccccaccTCCCTCCTGTGTATCTTTTCTGGCTGATGTAGCTTCGCTGAGCGCtgtttcccatccctgctccccgCAGGCCgcccctggagctctgcacaAGGACAAGCCCCTGCCGATCCCGCCCACGCTGCGGGacctgccgccgccgccgccgccggacCGGCCGCCCTCGCTGGGCTGCGAGAGCCGCCCGCAGCGCCGCCCGCTGCCCTGCACCCCCGCCGACTGTCCCGGCGGCAGGGACAAGCCTCCCCCGCTGCCCTCCGGCCGCCAGGGCGAGCTGTGGCCGGGCAGGCCCATGCCCAAAGCCccggcgggggctgcgggcgctGCGGAGCCGTGGGCGGGCCGGGAGTTGTCCAACAGGCACTCGCTGCCCTTCTCGCTGCCCTCCCAGGTGGAATCCAGGGCTGAGAGCCTCCGGCTCGGCAGCACCCTCAGCCTGGACAGCCCCGGGGTGAGTAGGTGGGGTGGGGCTGGAGGTAATCTGGGGGAAAAGGCTCCCTCTTCTCACAGTGAGGAGTGGGATTTTGGCGTGGGAGAGATGGAAAGAACCTGGTGAATTCCAGGCAAGGGAAATGCTCTCATTCCTCTTGGAAACAAGGTTGAAATCCCAGTTTCAGCAATTCCAGTTTCAGCAATCATGAGCCACAATTGCCCAATAATTGTTCACCTTTCAGTGTTCACCTTTCAGTGTACACATTTCACTGTTCACCTTTCACTGTTCACCTTTCACTGTTCACCTTTCACTGTTCACTTTTCACTGTTCACCTTTCAGTGTTCACCTTTCACTGTTCACCTTTCAGTGTTCACCTTCCACTGCTCACCTTTCAGTGTTCACCTTTCACTGTTCACCTTTCACTGTTCACATTTCACTGTTCACCTTTCATTGTTCACCTTTCACTGTTCACCTTTCACTGTTCACCTTTCAGTGTTCACCTTTCAGTGTTCACCTTTCACTGTTCACCTTTCACTGTTCACCTTTCATTGTTCACCTTTCACTGTTCACCTTTCACTGTTCACCTTTCACTGTTCACCTTTCACTGTTCACATTTCACTGTTCACCTTTCAGTGTTCACCTTTCAGTGTTCACCTTTCAGTGTTCACCTTTCACTGTTCACCTTTCACTGTTCACCTTTCATTGTTCACCTTTCACTGTTCACCTTTCACTGTTCACATTTCACTGTTCACATTTCACTGTTCACCTTTCACTGTTCACCTTTCACTGCTCACCTTTCACTGTTCACCTTTCATTGTTCACCTTCCACTGCTCACCTTCCACTGCTCACCTTTCACTGTTCACCTTTCACTGTTCAACTTTCACTGTTCACCTTTCACTGTTCACCTTTCAGTGTTGAAAGCTGagaatattttctcttgttATCTGAAAAAGTCTGATTTACTCTGCTGGCTTTTCAGCCCTGAGAAACCCACACACATCAACTGTGAGGAGTTTGGGTAAAATCTGAGTTCAGTTTGGGTTTGTTCACCTGCAGGACACTGTTACCAGTGGACTGAGTAGTCCAATATTTTGTTCTCTAAAGCAAATTCCAGGcagttttgctttccttgatgctatttccttaatttttccttctaatgCTTCCAGCTTTCTAAAATTGAAAGCAAGCACATTTTTAGCCAGATTTTCTAAGAAAATGGCACGTGCACAGTTGTTATCCTGTCTCCAAATATGTGTGCTTGTCTGCATCCTTTTCCTCTTGGCTCCCACTTTGGCCTGTTTCAGCTGAATTTGCCAAAGCAAATTGGAATCTTAAAACATGTGAAGTTCTTCCTGCAGGAAAACCCCTTCAGTGTCCTCACTGAGGGAAAGCTGTCAGAGAATTCCTAGATTTTTGAGGTGTCAGTAAATTCTGTGGAATAAATGAGGGTGCTTCATTTTCACAGAGGCTGTTGAATGAGTTGTTTCTGATTCCTGGTTtggaattttgtctttcagagcTCCAGCAGTGGTCCAGCAGCAACCTCAGAGTgtgaacaccccaaaatcaaacCCTCCTCATCTGCCAATGCCATCTACTCCTTAGCTGCCAGGTctgttgggatttttcacaCCTTACAGAATTGCAGGGTGCTGGTACCACAACAGAGCTGGCACAACTCTTTCAGTCTTAGCTTTAAAGTCTGACAGATTCAAAACACAATTTagagaaagcagctgaaatCAGCATCCCAAAGAGCTGTGGGGAGTGATGGAGTTCCCCtaggctgtggcagcaggaatCAAGCTCCAGTTGCCATCAGCTCTTTGATAAATTCACTTTTAAGTGAGGCTTTGTGTGATATAAATGTGCATGATATTGTCACTTCCTTTTGCATCATGACCTTGTGCTGATGTGACCTTGTGGGCTGCATCctgaaaaccaaattatttctttagGCAGACTTGCTGTGAGGTGACTGTGGATTTTAAAAGGCACCTTGGTATTAATTAGATTTGGTGTAAATGTTTTCTATCTTGTTTCTCCTGCCTCCAGACCACTGCCTGTACCAAAACTGCCTCCTGGGGAGCAGTCTGAGAGTGATGAGGACACTGAATACATGTCACCATCCTCTCTGCCTGTGGTGCCTCCAGGTCCTGCTGTGCAAAAACCAGAGCTCAAAATGCCTTTGGAAATGACTCAGAGTTTACGGTGAGATTCTGGCTGCTCTTGcacttcctcctccctgctctggggcagcacatTTGGGACATCAGGGTGGGAATTTTGCTTGCTCAGATTTCTGAATTCCCCCAGTGATATTCACCAGATCTTGACTAAAATAGCAATAAAGGAAATGTGACCACTGCTCTTGTGCAGAGTCCTTGTACAGTATTAAAGGACTCAGATATCCCCTTCCTTCCCACTCTCCCTGCCAAGAACCTTTTGAGAGCAGAAATTCAAAACTCTTactaaaatgtaatttttagtGGTATCAGTTTTGGTGGTAtcattttaactcttttaaGCTGAAGTGCTGTACAGCAATAAACGTTAATAGAGCATTTTCTAGAACAGATACTTCACAGAGCAGTGGTGATTTCACCTTGAAACAAGAAGCTGTGCACAAACTCTGTCACAGAGACAAGGTGCCACCTGTGTGAAGGGGAATGTGTTCTCTCCCTCAGAGTTTTGGACTGTGACCAGCAGCCTGAGGGCTCCATGTATGAAGCAATGTACAACATTCACTCCCAagcagcatcctctgctttCGAGGCTGTCAACACTTCTGGTGAGTGGGTGTGCtaaaaagcagctgaggaacTGGGGTACAATGAATTGCTCCCAGTGGAACAGCATTTTAGGCCGAATTAAAGGaattacatttgtttttgttgttcaAATAGCTGGGATGTATTTGTGCATCAAGTATTTTTAACCCTTCTGGAAAGAGCTGACGTGAGGTTTGAAGTTCTGTGTCCTGTCAGTGTTTGGCAGATGGGGGGGGCAGAGTCTGCCGGGGGCAGAGCCTGCCTTGGGAGCTCAGCAGGTGCCTCCTGTTGCAGATGAAGGgaagctggcagcaggcagtggcAGCAATGGCCCTGAGGAGTCAGAGAATGAGGAGGACGGCTACGACGTGCCCAAGGCGCCGCTGCCCGCGGCCGTCGCGCGCCGCACGCTGTCCGACATCTCCAACGCCACTCCCGCCTTCGGCCGCATGTCCCTGGACACCGACCCTGTCACAGGtcagccagctcctgcctctgcagctgtCAGCTTGTGCCACCCCCCGAGGATTTGGGGTGTAAAGTGTAAAATCGGGTTTATGAGGCAGAATTTGGTTCTTGGGTGTTTTGGTTGATTTATTTCAGGTTTTGATTTATAGCTTGGAATGTGCTGCCTTGGTTGTTTAATCCCTGAGCTTGCAAATTGCACTGAAATCACAGttaggaaaagctttttttcagcTTAAAGTAGATTCCTTTAGCCACTGTTTCCTACAGGGCATAGAATGTTTTTTACCAGGATTTcctgtccctgggagtgtccaaggccaggttaaATTTGGGGTTGCAGCACCCTgagatagtggaaggtgttcctgcccatggcccGGGGTGAAGGAGATGAGCTTTGAGTCCCattccagcccagagcactcaggGATTGTGTGAAGTTCCAGTGGAAGATCCAGGCCTGGCAGGGTTTGTGGCTCTGCCAGTGCCTGCAGATGGCACAAGTGTTCTGCACGATGctctcagctcctctgagcagggacCAGGGCTCAGCAAGGTCAGCTTTTTGTCCCTGGGGAATAGAGGACATTGTGTCCTTCTGGCTGCAAGGCACATTCTACATTCTCTGAGGGAAAAACTAAAGCCTCGTGTCTGCAAGAGCCTTTCTGAATAATGATTGACTtattccctgctcagcagctcttaAGGAAGCTCTGAAACTCTTCCTGTTGGGGGTTTTCAGTCTGAATTTCAGTGCTGGGGATTTGCCAAGGAGGGAGGAATGAGTTTCTTGCTCCTTCTTGGGGCAGAACCTCCTGTACCCAGAACCCCTTCCCCCAGTGagtcttctcttttcctgcttcACCATTCCACATCCCTGGCCTTCTTTAGCACAGAGAAGAGTTTCCTAGTGCAGAAAAGTTTGTTATTTTTGCCCCACCTCCctgtttcactttttaaatctgtccctgtgtctgtaGAATTTGGCTGAAAGggacaaaaaagaaacagaccAAGTCCCACCCCCTCTCCCAGATGAAGTACTGAGCTTAATCATTGACACTGTGTTTCTACAGCCCTGAAATAACACTGCTGTTGTCTTGCTTTAGGGgtaggaaaatggaaaatgtggaaaatgctGATTGTTACTGCTGTGGGAAGCAAGGCACTGGTGCAGGCAAGCCTGACTGCTGTGGGATTCATCTTGGCAGATTTATGCTCTCAGGAGCTGGACCCTGCAGTTTTAATTAATGATTTACTAAAATAACTGTCTTAGTAGTTGTCCTTTCAGACTGACCCATGGTCTGTGAAACTTGATCCAGCTCAAGCTGAAACAGCTATTCCAGAAGGCACTTTGGGGCAGAGGAGTGGGCAGACCTTTTTCTCACATGcacaaaaagctttttatgtGTGAGAAACTTGAATTCTGAAGATGAGGGAGTTGGACTGAGCTGTGGTCGGTGAGGAAGCTTCAGGGAATCTGATTCCTGAAGAGCCTTCTCTGTTTCAGGGCTTTTGGTGCAAGTTTTTCAGAAAGGCCCCACAATGCTGATTCTCTGAGCAGGCTGCAGTCCCCACTCTTAAAAAGGGATTGTGTGGACATGATTTGTCTGTTGTACTCCAGTTCTGCTGCCAGAAAACTCTGTAGGATGCCTTGAGGCCTTTTTCCAGGAGACAAATAAATCTTTCTCTAAGATTTCTTTTAGGTGATGTCAATTATCCACACAGAAAAGTTTCCTGTGATTGGCAAAAAATGCTCTCTGTGATGATACAGGAGGTTAAATCTCAGAAATGGTCAGATGCTGGATGAGCATGTCAACaatgtgttttttccttggAGAGTTTGGTGACTTGTTTGGTTTATTGGCTGTTATTTCCTCTTCCCAGCAGTGCAtgatgaggctgcagggcagtgtcacaTCAGAATGACtcagggaaaagcagaacaggCTGAGCTTTATTGATCTGCCATTAGGCAGGGAGAGCttcagcagaggaagaggagaacaTAATTCAGTTGCTGGCCCTTCAGAGAGCATAATTCAGTTGCTGAAGCAATTGTGGTGGCTGAGTTGGGGCTGAGTTTGTGCACACAGAGATGAGggagcagcctctgcacagTTAGCTGGGGGGTTCTGTCTGATTCTGGAAGGAAATGGGATGTCTGGTGAATTGAATAGTCACTGTGTCATTTTGTCTTATTCTGAGGCTGATatctgagctctgctcacacaCATAGATCCTATGTCATTTTTATATGGTTTTATCTTCATAAATGAGCCTGATGAGCCCTGCTAATTAAGAACAACCTCCACAGCTGTTTTTGCTCACAGGAGGGGAAGCTGagcaggctgggaaggagcacaAAGGCTTGGAGCAAGCGGCAGAGCTCAGTGACAGCTTTTAGAAGTGCCATTTATCCCCCTGATGTCATCTCAGCTTTGTCCCACGCAACATTTCCAGCTCTTTTGGCTGAAGTGATGCCCTTGTTCCCCCTTGCAGGTTTTTCGGACGGCTCCCCAGTCCCCGAGCGGCCGCCGAAGCCGCTGCCCCGGCGCATCAACTCGGAGCGGAAAGGCGGGAGCTGCCCGGGAGGAGGAGCCAGCAGCGGGgccagctcctccctgcaccTCTCCAGCGAGATCGAGAACCTCATGAGCCAAGGCTACTCATATCAGGACATTCAGAAAGCTCTGGTCATTGCACATAACAATATTGAGATGGCCAAGAACATTCTGCGGGAGTTCGTGTCCATCTCGTCCCCGGCGCACGTGGCCACATAGCACACGAGCACCTCCACACCTGAGCTGCTGTAGGACCAactgcctgggcagctgctgcccagctgtgcaccAAAGGGGAAGGGGGTTCCTTTAGAGACTTCGTGCTGAGGTCAGTCCTGCCTCTTCAAGAGAATCAGTTATCAGGTTTTCGTGGTTCCAGATTTCAAAGCAGTGGGATGGAACGGAGCGGAGCAGTGTTTTATACAGTGTGTGTCTTGGAGTCCTTTACCCCTACCTCTTGTCTGAGAGAACAGATTTATCTCCAGGGTGTTGGTAGAGAAAGGTATCGTGACAAGGGATCCCTGAGCCAATGCCTTGGAGGCTGGGGGGAGTTGTTTTGTGCTGTGAATTTTAAGTGGATGCTCAGAGAAACAAAGTCTCGAGGTCGGTGTGGTTTTGTCCTGTGGTTCATGGTACTAGGTTTGGATCTGTTCGCTGCTGTGTGTCTGGCTCAGGCTTTTTAGAGAAGCTGGGAGGTCACTTTCTGCTGGGAATTTATAGGAGACCTTGGAAGAATCGTTAGATAGCTTCCTGTTGGCTGTGGTGTGTCCCTCTTGCCTGTAATAATAGCAGTTATTGCTTCTGATTTCAGTCCTCCCTTGCTGCCTGGACATAGCAGGATGAGCTTCTGTCAGGGGTTTtgatcctggcagtgctgggggttgGATTTCTctcatgtgtgtgtgtgctcttgCACCAgattccagcagctggaggagcttgGCGTGGTTTtgaggggtgggagagggagcagagaatTTGAGCAAGAGCAAGAACTggggctgctgcttctcctctctTAGCCTTGAGCATTTTGTGCTTCAGTGCTCAAATTTGATTTgtggccctgctgggctggagcagccctcaCTGGACACTCCCATTGCTCTTCCCTAGGAATGTTGCACCTGGTAAATTGGATGTTTTATTTATCTTCATTGCATGGTGGCTGTTGCAGACTAGTGGCCTTCACACCCATTCCTCCAGAGAGCTTCTGCAGGAGCCATCCTCGTGCCAGGGTGTTTTGTGGAATTGGTAGATGCAGCTGATGTGTTTGTTGGAGTCTCACCTGCTTTGCAGTCACAGAAAGGCAGCAGTTCTCTGCATGGCTGTCCAAACAACATGGGGGCTctcctttccatttccatttttctaaGATATCGCCAGGTCTGGTGTTAAAATagacctggggaaaaaaattctgtgtttgtgaAGTGATCACATGGTTTTAAAGGTCAGAACTCAGCTGTTGCATTGGAAAAACCTGACTTGCCTACTCAGCTACTTAACTCTGTTCATACTGGAGGAGTGGATGGTTCCTTTGGAGAGGATTTAGATGCAGGAGGCACGGACAGATCACATCCTGACAGCCTGAGAGGCTCTTGGCCTTTGGAGCATGTCCAGCATTATTTGCACCCCCCTGAGGTCAGCAGAGGTCACCAGGCTAAGGGCTGCAGCTTGGAACATTGCTGGAGTGATTCTGGCACTCGGGTGCAGTTTGGCCTTTTGAGGAATCCAGAGGCTGGGCCAGGTGGCTGCAGTTGGCAGAGAGGCCTTGAGGAGTGTTAGCAGAGCAGAAAGTGGGTTTTTAATTAAAGCTGAGGTTTCTCTCTAGACCTACAGCTTTCTGAATTGCTGCAGTGGCTTCCAGGCAGGCTGagctttctctctttcctcccctcctttGTGTAGGGAGAAAACACTCTCAGACAGGGTGAGATCTCCTGCCATGCTCTGAGAGCCCACACTTTGCTGttttggggctggcagggggctctgcagggcactggggaaggtgggctcagtgcctgggggaagaagaaggggaagaagagctgctcttcctcctgtgCCCCCAgtgagctgccagccctgctccctgtgggatgtgggaGCCTCTGGAGGAGCAaggtgctgcaggggcagcagctggggacagctgtggctGTTGTGCCACCCTGGGGAgcctgagcagcccagcagtCCCTGGTCCTGGAGATCCAGGTGCAAACCCTTCAGTGAGGggtttctctccctctttctcacACTGCCACTGAGCTCAGTGGGACTCCTGCcatggctgagcagggctgagtgCAGCCAGCTCCAAAGCCTTAACTCCTGTCCTGCCCAGTGTGTGTGACCAGAGCAGTGactccctgtcccctccaagccctggggcaggctggCTGTAATTTCCATGAAATCCTGCTTGGCAGAGCTGTTCCAGGCCTGTCTTTGGGGTCTATGTGCCAAGAGATGTTCCTGTGGGTGTTGTTCTGGGTATTAGAGATTAGAGAGAGCAATCTTTGTGGCATGTATCACTGATTTCTCTGCATGTGTCCTTTCTGTGCACTTGTTTATGTCTCAAACTGATTTAAGAAACTTAAGTCTTGCCTTTTCTTCCTTAGACACGTTAAGAATTTGCTGATTCCACTGAGGGCAGCAGAGTCCTGGCCATGTcttgtgcctgtgctctgccagctcaatccaggcactgcccagtggattttccttgttctttctAAGCCCAAGATTGAttgctcttctttcccttcACCTCCTTCTTCTTTATTCTTTAGAAAATTAACTTTCTGATGCtactttaaaaaaggaaaaacaacccaaatGTCTAGTGCCTTTCTT includes the following:
- the CBL gene encoding E3 ubiquitin-protein ligase CBL isoform X1 produces the protein MSAPLKKGPGGLIGLMKDAFQPHHHHLGPHQPGAVDKKMVEKCWKLMDKVVRLCQNPKLALKNSPPYILDLLPDTYQHLRTILSRYEGKMETLGDNEYFRVFMENLMKKTKQTISLFKEGKERMYEENSQPRRNLTKLSLIFSHMLAELKGIFPSGLFQGDTFRITKADAAEFWRKAFGEKTIVPWKSFRQALHEVHPISSGLEAMALKSTIDLTCNDYISVFEFDIFTRLFQPWSSLLRNWNSLAVTHPGYMAFLTYDEVKARLQKFIHKPGSYIFRLSCTRLGQWAIGYVTADGNILQTIPHNKPLFQALIDGFREGFYLFPDGRNQNPDLTGLCEPTPQDHIKVTQEQYELYCEMGSTFQLCKICAENDKDVKIEPCGHLMCTSCLTAWQESEGQGCPFCRCEIKGTEPIVVDPFDPRGGGGLSRQGAEGTPSPNYDDDDDDKADDSLFMMKELAGTKVERPPSPFSLAPQAALPPVPPRLDLLQQRVANPPGASSPGTTSKAAPGALHKDKPLPIPPTLRDLPPPPPPDRPPSLGCESRPQRRPLPCTPADCPGGRDKPPPLPSGRQGELWPGRPMPKAPAGAAGAAEPWAGRELSNRHSLPFSLPSQVESRAESLRLGSTLSLDSPGSSSSGPAATSECEHPKIKPSSSANAIYSLAARPLPVPKLPPGEQSESDEDTEYMSPSSLPVVPPGPAVQKPELKMPLEMTQSLRVLDCDQQPEGSMYEAMYNIHSQAASSAFEAVNTSDEGKLAAGSGSNGPEESENEEDGYDVPKAPLPAAVARRTLSDISNATPAFGRMSLDTDPVTGFSDGSPVPERPPKPLPRRINSERKGGSCPGGGASSGASSSLHLSSEIENLMSQGYSYQDIQKALVIAHNNIEMAKNILREFVSISSPAHVAT
- the CBL gene encoding E3 ubiquitin-protein ligase CBL isoform X2, whose protein sequence is MWLMYLRVFMENLMKKTKQTISLFKEGKERMYEENSQPRRNLTKLSLIFSHMLAELKGIFPSGLFQGDTFRITKADAAEFWRKAFGEKTIVPWKSFRQALHEVHPISSGLEAMALKSTIDLTCNDYISVFEFDIFTRLFQPWSSLLRNWNSLAVTHPGYMAFLTYDEVKARLQKFIHKPGSYIFRLSCTRLGQWAIGYVTADGNILQTIPHNKPLFQALIDGFREGFYLFPDGRNQNPDLTGLCEPTPQDHIKVTQEQYELYCEMGSTFQLCKICAENDKDVKIEPCGHLMCTSCLTAWQESEGQGCPFCRCEIKGTEPIVVDPFDPRGGGGLSRQGAEGTPSPNYDDDDDDKADDSLFMMKELAGTKVERPPSPFSLAPQAALPPVPPRLDLLQQRVANPPGASSPGTTSKAAPGALHKDKPLPIPPTLRDLPPPPPPDRPPSLGCESRPQRRPLPCTPADCPGGRDKPPPLPSGRQGELWPGRPMPKAPAGAAGAAEPWAGRELSNRHSLPFSLPSQVESRAESLRLGSTLSLDSPGSSSSGPAATSECEHPKIKPSSSANAIYSLAARPLPVPKLPPGEQSESDEDTEYMSPSSLPVVPPGPAVQKPELKMPLEMTQSLRVLDCDQQPEGSMYEAMYNIHSQAASSAFEAVNTSDEGKLAAGSGSNGPEESENEEDGYDVPKAPLPAAVARRTLSDISNATPAFGRMSLDTDPVTGFSDGSPVPERPPKPLPRRINSERKGGSCPGGGASSGASSSLHLSSEIENLMSQGYSYQDIQKALVIAHNNIEMAKNILREFVSISSPAHVAT